Proteins encoded within one genomic window of Streptomyces taklimakanensis:
- the htpG gene encoding molecular chaperone HtpG produces MTAETFEFQVEARQLLQMMVHSIYSNKDVFLRELVSNASDALDKLRIEALRDDALDVDVSDLHIEIEPDKDARTLTIRDNGIGMSRDEVVGLIGTIAKSGTAEFLRKLKEVQKTDNPDRAAAAEGLIGQFGVGFYSAFMVADEVTLLTRRAGEDAGTRWTSTGEGTYTVETVADAPQGTSVTLRLKPVDNDDRLFDYTSPWKIKEIVKRYSDFITWPIRLVTAAGEGSAEEGSEDGEDGGKPEPETINSRQALWARPRNEVSDEEYHELYKHISHDWADPLETVRIHAEGTFEYQALLFLPARPPRDLFTQGGSRGLQLYVKRVLIMEDCEELVPPYLRFVKGVVDAQDLSLNISREILQQDRHIQMMRRRLAKKVLSTLKEMRAKRPEKYAEFWREFGPVVKEGLLNDFENRDAILAACSFATTHDPEKTATLQEYVERMKEGQEHIYYLTGPSRAAVENSPHMEGYRDKGLEVLVLTDPVDELWVDAVPDFQGKRLRSIAKGEAELGTEEEKEQAKAEREQQRQEYGDLLEWLGGRLGDEVKEVRLSSRLTTSPACVVSDTDDVTPGLRNMLRAMGQEMPESKRILELNPDHPLITGLRKAHAGRASDPELSGMAEIVYGMALLAEGGRPDDPSRFTKLLAERLERTL; encoded by the coding sequence ATGACGGCCGAGACGTTCGAGTTCCAGGTGGAGGCGCGGCAGCTCCTCCAGATGATGGTCCACTCGATCTACTCGAACAAGGACGTGTTCCTGCGGGAACTCGTCTCCAACGCCTCCGACGCGCTCGACAAGCTCCGCATCGAGGCGCTGCGCGACGACGCGTTGGACGTCGACGTCTCCGACCTGCACATCGAGATCGAGCCGGACAAGGACGCCCGCACGCTGACGATCCGCGACAACGGCATCGGGATGTCGCGCGACGAGGTCGTGGGGCTCATCGGGACGATCGCCAAGTCCGGTACCGCGGAGTTCCTCCGGAAGCTCAAGGAGGTCCAGAAGACCGACAATCCCGACAGGGCGGCTGCCGCGGAGGGGCTCATCGGGCAGTTCGGCGTCGGCTTCTACTCCGCCTTCATGGTGGCCGACGAGGTCACGCTGCTGACCCGCCGCGCCGGGGAGGACGCGGGCACCCGATGGACGTCCACCGGCGAGGGCACGTACACCGTCGAGACGGTGGCCGACGCGCCCCAGGGCACGTCGGTCACCCTGCGGCTCAAGCCGGTGGACAACGACGACCGGCTCTTCGACTACACCTCTCCCTGGAAGATCAAGGAGATCGTCAAGCGCTACTCGGACTTCATCACCTGGCCCATCAGGCTGGTCACGGCGGCCGGTGAGGGGAGCGCCGAGGAGGGGAGCGAGGACGGAGAGGACGGCGGGAAGCCGGAGCCGGAGACGATCAACTCCCGGCAGGCCCTGTGGGCGCGGCCCAGGAACGAGGTCTCCGACGAGGAGTACCACGAGCTGTACAAGCACATCAGCCACGACTGGGCCGACCCGCTGGAGACCGTCCGCATCCACGCGGAGGGCACCTTCGAGTACCAGGCGCTGCTCTTCCTCCCCGCGCGGCCGCCGCGGGACCTCTTCACGCAGGGCGGCAGCCGGGGCCTGCAGCTCTACGTGAAGCGCGTGCTGATCATGGAGGACTGCGAGGAGCTGGTCCCGCCGTACCTGCGCTTCGTCAAGGGCGTGGTGGACGCCCAGGACCTGTCGCTCAACATCTCCCGCGAGATCCTCCAGCAGGACCGCCACATCCAGATGATGCGGCGGCGACTGGCGAAGAAGGTGCTGTCCACCCTCAAGGAGATGAGGGCCAAGCGACCCGAGAAGTACGCGGAGTTCTGGCGGGAGTTCGGCCCGGTCGTCAAGGAGGGGTTGCTCAACGACTTCGAGAACCGCGACGCGATCCTCGCGGCCTGCTCGTTCGCCACCACCCACGACCCGGAGAAGACGGCGACCCTCCAGGAGTACGTGGAGCGCATGAAGGAGGGGCAGGAGCACATCTACTACCTGACCGGCCCCTCCCGTGCCGCCGTCGAGAACTCGCCGCACATGGAGGGGTACCGGGACAAGGGTCTGGAGGTGCTCGTCCTGACCGACCCGGTGGACGAGCTGTGGGTCGACGCGGTGCCCGACTTCCAGGGCAAGCGGTTGCGCTCCATCGCCAAGGGGGAGGCCGAGCTCGGCACCGAGGAGGAGAAGGAGCAGGCCAAGGCGGAGCGGGAGCAGCAGCGGCAGGAGTACGGCGACCTGCTGGAGTGGCTGGGCGGTCGACTCGGCGACGAGGTGAAGGAGGTGCGGCTGTCCTCCCGCCTCACCACCTCGCCGGCCTGTGTCGTCTCCGACACCGACGACGTCACGCCCGGTCTGCGGAACATGCTCCGCGCCATGGGCCAGGAGATGCCCGAGAGCAAGCGCATCCTCGAACTCAACCCCGACCACCCCCTGATCACCGGCCTGCGCAAGGCACACGCCGGCCGTGCGTCCGATCCGGAGCTGTCGGGCATGGCCGAGATCGTCTACGGGATGGCGCTCCTCGCGGAGGGCGGACGTCCCGACGACCCGTCTCGCTTCACCAAGCTCCTCGCGGAGCGTCTGGAGCGCACCCTGTGA
- a CDS encoding methyltransferase domain-containing protein → MAEHQDETRAAYDGVVELYASMFANRLETQPFARNMIGTFAELVRGAGNPQVADVGCGPGHLTAMLHELGLDAFGLDLSPAMVDHARRAHPALRFDEARMEALPVEDGALGGVPAHYSMIHTPPGELPALLAEQARVLAPGGLLLASFFGTDAPEPVRFDHKVAPAYSWPVDRFAALLAEAGLVTFARLLHDPASERGFLDAHLLARLR, encoded by the coding sequence GTGGCGGAACACCAGGACGAGACCAGGGCGGCCTACGACGGGGTCGTCGAGCTGTACGCGTCGATGTTCGCCAACCGACTGGAGACGCAGCCGTTCGCGCGGAACATGATCGGCACCTTCGCCGAGCTGGTGCGTGGAGCGGGGAACCCGCAGGTGGCCGACGTCGGCTGTGGGCCGGGACATCTGACGGCCATGCTGCACGAGCTGGGGCTGGACGCCTTCGGGCTCGACCTCTCCCCGGCCATGGTCGACCACGCCCGGCGGGCCCATCCGGCGCTGCGGTTCGACGAGGCGCGGATGGAGGCCCTCCCCGTCGAGGACGGTGCGCTCGGCGGAGTGCCGGCCCACTACTCGATGATCCACACCCCTCCCGGGGAGCTACCCGCGCTACTCGCCGAGCAGGCGCGGGTCCTGGCACCGGGGGGCCTGCTCCTGGCCTCGTTCTTCGGGACCGACGCACCCGAGCCGGTCCGCTTCGACCACAAGGTGGCGCCCGCCTACAGCTGGCCGGTGGACCGGTTCGCCGCGCTGCTGGCCGAGGCCGGGCTGGTCACATTCGCCCGGCTGCTCCACGACCCGGCCTCCGAGCGGGGCTTCCTCGACGCCCACCTGCTGGCCCGTCTCCGCTGA
- a CDS encoding erythromycin esterase family protein, whose product MVTGIKDTAHAVEAAAVMGLLPARPRLLALGEPTHGEDALLDLRNELFRQLVEEEGYRTIAIESDCMAGLAVDDYVTSGTGTLDEVVERGISHGWGASEANRELVRWMRAHNLRVDDEGRPASERLRFVGFDGPLEITHAASPRQALTALHGYLAAHVDADLLPCTGKTLDRLLGTDDRWTDPAAMTDPTRSVGQSAEAGELRLLADDLVALLDTQTPHLIAVTSREDWDRARLYGRTATGLLRYHHRMADSSPARMTRLLGARDRMMAHNLLAVAERGPALVHAHNGHLQRAKSSMRMGGTPLEWWSAGALVSARLGEGYAFVATALGTIRHRGVDTPPPDTVEGLLYALPRDRCVVDAPRLAAVLGDTRPAPRVSPWFGYSPLDPARLADSDGIVFVRDVP is encoded by the coding sequence ATGGTTACCGGCATCAAGGACACCGCCCATGCCGTCGAGGCCGCCGCCGTCATGGGGCTGCTCCCGGCCCGACCCCGGCTGCTCGCCCTGGGCGAGCCCACCCACGGCGAGGACGCGCTGCTCGACCTGCGCAACGAACTGTTCCGACAGCTCGTCGAGGAGGAGGGCTACCGGACGATCGCGATCGAGAGCGACTGCATGGCGGGCCTGGCCGTCGACGACTACGTCACCTCGGGCACGGGCACCCTCGACGAGGTCGTGGAGCGCGGAATCAGCCACGGCTGGGGCGCTTCCGAGGCCAACCGCGAACTCGTGCGCTGGATGCGCGCCCACAACCTCCGCGTCGACGACGAGGGCCGGCCCGCCTCCGAGCGGCTCCGCTTCGTCGGCTTCGACGGTCCGCTGGAGATCACCCACGCCGCGAGCCCCCGGCAGGCCCTCACCGCGCTCCACGGCTACCTCGCGGCCCACGTGGACGCCGACCTGCTCCCCTGCACCGGGAAGACGCTCGACCGCCTGCTCGGCACCGACGACCGGTGGACCGACCCCGCCGCGATGACGGACCCGACCCGGTCCGTGGGGCAGTCGGCCGAGGCCGGGGAGCTGCGGCTGCTCGCCGACGATCTGGTGGCGCTGCTCGACACGCAGACGCCGCACCTGATCGCGGTGACCTCGCGGGAGGACTGGGACCGGGCGCGCCTGTACGGACGCACCGCGACCGGCCTGCTGCGCTACCACCACCGGATGGCCGACTCCTCGCCGGCCCGCATGACCCGGCTGTTGGGTGCCCGGGACCGGATGATGGCCCACAACCTCCTCGCCGTCGCCGAACGGGGCCCGGCACTCGTCCACGCCCACAACGGCCATCTCCAACGGGCCAAGAGCTCGATGCGGATGGGCGGGACGCCGCTGGAGTGGTGGAGCGCCGGTGCGCTGGTGAGCGCCCGGCTCGGCGAGGGGTACGCCTTCGTGGCCACGGCCCTCGGCACGATCCGGCACCGGGGAGTGGACACGCCGCCACCGGACACCGTCGAAGGGCTCCTGTACGCGCTCCCCCGAGACCGCTGCGTCGTCGACGCCCCCCGGCTGGCCGCCGTCCTCGGCGACACGCGGCCCGCCCCTCGCGTGTCCCCCTGGTTCGGCTACTCCCCCCTCGACCCGGCCCGCCTGGCCGACAGCGACGGCATCGTGTTCGTCAGGGACGTCCCGTAG
- a CDS encoding AAA family ATPase codes for MTSVDGGMDPTTAAAGFDRTETAEKARRAEAERQQVITEFPLEDWPKLPLERYALGQDQVPGRVPYCRLLEFGTPHLGSIRGGGAAKHIIFRHHSGQWRISPPSLRETGPHEAWEQLRDQFVRAFEAVGNKDVDAVDGLGLLRYGPALVTKSLATYFPEEFLPVYSGTHLRGFIRLLGGTPEGGAQTWQLNRHLLHLVSRTPAFEGWSGQEVMRFLYQEFDPRPRQRTIWKIAPGERGRLWEECLAGGFICVGWDELGDLGEYGSDTELRRAMDGLWPKSSGGNSRAARNLLAFRDLEVGDTVVANRGTSEILGVGTVREAYRFDPDRAEFRHVLPVEWDTSYAQTLPRPQHGWRSTFARISPTQFDQISRARSGPASASNARPAVGEAELTEDVRQVLDALERKKQVILYGPPGTGKTRLALGAALAVAGRPEAVDAPPEERHRAVRLLLGDGDGVVRMVTFHPSYGYEDFVEGFKPGASSQGQGLTLTLTDGLFHELCTAAAEHPDRTFLLIVDEINRGDLPRIFGELITLLEPDKRGVPLKLPISKRMFSVPENIRIIGTMNTADRSISHLDAAVRRRFAFLPVEPDPEAVSGTVGPLNLASFIESLNTRVTRHLDADHRIGHAYLLRDGEPISTEEDLAAAFHHDVLPLLEDYCLGRPELLHRILGSLIDEETGSPSLMPPQDLVTALAAEFTASSSDGDG; via the coding sequence ATGACCTCCGTGGACGGTGGGATGGATCCGACGACGGCAGCGGCCGGCTTCGACCGGACGGAGACAGCGGAGAAGGCGCGGCGGGCGGAGGCCGAGCGGCAACAGGTGATCACCGAGTTCCCGCTGGAGGACTGGCCGAAGCTCCCTCTGGAACGGTACGCCCTGGGCCAGGACCAGGTGCCCGGTCGGGTCCCGTACTGTCGACTGCTGGAGTTCGGCACCCCCCACCTGGGGAGCATCAGGGGAGGTGGCGCGGCGAAGCACATCATATTCCGCCACCACTCGGGCCAGTGGCGCATCAGTCCGCCGTCGCTCAGGGAGACGGGACCGCACGAGGCGTGGGAGCAACTGCGCGACCAGTTCGTACGGGCCTTCGAGGCGGTGGGGAACAAAGACGTCGACGCGGTCGACGGACTGGGCCTGTTGCGGTACGGGCCGGCCCTGGTCACCAAGTCCCTGGCCACCTACTTTCCCGAGGAGTTCCTCCCGGTCTATTCCGGAACGCATCTGCGGGGCTTCATCCGGCTCCTCGGCGGCACGCCGGAGGGCGGCGCGCAGACCTGGCAGCTGAACCGGCACCTGCTCCACCTGGTGTCCCGTACGCCCGCGTTCGAGGGCTGGTCCGGACAGGAGGTGATGCGCTTCCTCTACCAGGAGTTCGATCCGCGGCCGCGACAGCGCACCATCTGGAAGATCGCGCCGGGCGAGCGGGGACGGCTGTGGGAGGAGTGCCTCGCCGGCGGCTTCATCTGCGTGGGCTGGGACGAACTCGGCGATCTCGGCGAGTACGGAAGCGACACGGAGCTGAGGCGGGCCATGGACGGGCTGTGGCCGAAGTCGAGCGGCGGCAACTCCCGTGCGGCACGGAATCTGCTGGCCTTCCGGGACCTCGAGGTCGGCGACACGGTGGTCGCCAACCGGGGAACGTCCGAGATCCTCGGCGTCGGCACGGTGCGCGAGGCGTACCGCTTCGACCCCGACCGTGCGGAGTTCCGCCACGTGCTCCCGGTGGAATGGGACACCTCCTACGCCCAGACCCTGCCGAGACCGCAGCACGGTTGGCGCTCCACCTTCGCCCGGATCTCCCCCACCCAGTTCGACCAGATCTCCCGGGCCCGAAGCGGGCCCGCGTCCGCGTCGAACGCCCGGCCCGCGGTCGGCGAGGCGGAACTCACCGAGGACGTCCGGCAGGTGTTGGACGCCCTGGAACGCAAGAAGCAGGTGATCCTCTACGGGCCGCCCGGCACCGGCAAGACGCGACTGGCGCTCGGGGCCGCTCTCGCGGTGGCCGGACGGCCGGAGGCCGTCGACGCCCCGCCCGAGGAACGTCACCGGGCCGTCAGGCTGCTCCTGGGCGACGGCGACGGGGTGGTCCGGATGGTCACCTTCCACCCGTCCTACGGCTATGAGGACTTCGTCGAGGGGTTCAAGCCCGGCGCCTCCTCCCAGGGGCAGGGGTTGACGCTCACCCTCACCGACGGCCTGTTCCACGAACTGTGCACGGCCGCGGCCGAACACCCCGACCGCACCTTCCTGCTGATCGTCGACGAGATCAACCGCGGCGACCTGCCCCGGATCTTCGGTGAGCTGATCACCCTGCTCGAACCCGACAAGCGGGGCGTCCCCCTGAAGCTGCCGATCAGCAAGCGGATGTTCTCCGTCCCGGAGAACATCCGCATCATCGGCACGATGAACACGGCCGACCGCAGCATCAGCCACCTGGACGCCGCAGTCCGGCGACGCTTCGCCTTCCTGCCCGTGGAACCCGACCCCGAGGCCGTCTCGGGCACGGTCGGTCCGCTGAACCTGGCCTCCTTCATCGAGAGCCTCAACACCCGTGTCACCCGCCACCTGGACGCGGACCACCGGATCGGTCACGCCTACCTGTTGCGCGACGGCGAGCCGATCAGCACCGAGGAGGACCTCGCCGCCGCCTTCCACCACGACGTGCTCCCGCTCCTGGAGGACTACTGCCTGGGCCGTCCCGAACTGCTCCACCGCATCCTGGGCTCCCTGATCGACGAGGAGACGGGCAGCCCCTCCCTGATGCCGCCGCAGGACCTCGTCACCGCCCTCGCCGCCGAGTTCACCGCTTCCTCCTCCGACGGCGATGGCTGA
- a CDS encoding McrC family protein has product MADPAHVRIGEYESVDLGPEKLTDRDVDRLRALQSRGALTLAETRSGWRLTADATVGVLVLDRVHLTVTPKFAVPGDRIVHWLCYAFALPVPHRSTLRRWTTGRDGYAELVAAALLIACRELTREGLRRDYVRDRRLEPVLRGRLDVTAQVTRRFGMLDRLHVETFERKTDIWENRVLGTALATAAAVSGSPEPARALRDAATAFPEAPSRAAALRLLDRAVYNRLNARYRTAHAWARLALEGGGPNDLLAARGPTAESMLLAMPDLWERVVRRLTAEAAASLGGRIAAATGSLGITTRGDTSPHKPFRPDVLADLPGRGGDSRTLLPVDAKYKRYDRRAVGSADIHQLLTYIGGYASNPASTAAIVHPDPSGHTRRVLRVDGPHGRLGTIDVIGIDTRASPGEAVDHLRAVWAPLVPAPAR; this is encoded by the coding sequence ATGGCTGATCCGGCACACGTGCGCATCGGGGAGTACGAGAGCGTCGACCTCGGCCCGGAGAAGCTGACGGACCGGGACGTCGACCGGCTGCGGGCGCTCCAGAGCCGCGGTGCGCTCACCCTCGCCGAGACCCGTTCGGGGTGGCGGTTGACAGCCGATGCCACCGTCGGTGTGCTCGTCCTCGACCGCGTCCACCTCACCGTCACGCCCAAGTTCGCCGTACCGGGCGACCGAATCGTCCACTGGCTCTGCTACGCGTTCGCCCTGCCGGTGCCACACCGCTCCACCCTGCGTCGTTGGACCACCGGCCGTGACGGCTACGCGGAACTCGTCGCCGCCGCCCTCCTGATCGCGTGCCGGGAGCTGACGCGTGAGGGACTGCGCCGCGACTACGTGCGCGACCGGCGCCTCGAACCCGTGCTGCGCGGTCGTCTGGATGTGACGGCCCAGGTCACCCGGCGCTTCGGCATGCTGGACCGACTGCACGTCGAGACCTTCGAGCGGAAGACCGACATCTGGGAGAACCGTGTTCTGGGCACCGCTCTCGCCACGGCGGCCGCCGTGAGCGGCTCGCCCGAGCCGGCCCGCGCCCTCCGCGATGCCGCGACCGCCTTCCCCGAGGCGCCCTCCAGGGCAGCGGCCCTGCGCCTGTTGGACCGGGCCGTCTACAACCGTCTCAACGCCCGCTACCGCACCGCTCACGCGTGGGCCCGCCTGGCCCTGGAGGGCGGAGGCCCCAACGACCTCCTCGCCGCCCGCGGACCGACCGCGGAGAGCATGCTCCTGGCCATGCCGGACCTGTGGGAGCGCGTCGTACGGCGCCTGACCGCGGAGGCCGCCGCCTCCCTGGGCGGCCGGATCGCCGCCGCCACCGGGTCCCTCGGCATCACCACCCGGGGCGACACGAGCCCGCACAAGCCGTTCCGTCCGGACGTCCTGGCCGACCTGCCCGGAAGGGGCGGGGACAGCCGGACCCTGCTGCCGGTGGACGCCAAGTACAAGCGCTACGACCGCCGTGCCGTGGGATCGGCCGACATCCACCAACTCCTCACCTACATCGGCGGCTACGCCTCGAACCCCGCCTCGACGGCCGCGATCGTCCACCCCGACCCGAGCGGACACACCCGCCGCGTGCTGCGCGTCGACGGCCCGCACGGCCGCCTCGGCACCATCGACGTCATCGGCATCGACACCCGAGCGTCCCCGGGGGAAGCGGTCGACCACCTCCGCGCCGTGTGGGCGCCCCTGGTCCCCGCCCCGGCCCGGTAG
- the mgrA gene encoding L-glyceraldehyde 3-phosphate reductase: protein MTYIAADTRYGAMPYRRVGRSGLKLPAISLGLWHNFGDDRPLETQRAILRRAFDLGVTHFDLANNYGPPPGAAEANFGRNFARDLRPYRDEIVVSTKAGYLMWPGPYGEWGSRKSLLASLDQSLARTGLEYVDVFYSHRPDPDTPLEETMGALDTAVRQGKALYVGISNYSPEQTREAARILADLGTPLLIHQPSYSMFNRWVEDGLLDVLDEAGAGSIAYSPLAQGLLTDRYLSGIPADSRAASASPFLKAEGITEETLAKVRALNEIARRRGQSLAQMALAWVLRGGRVTSALIGASSVGQLEDNVAAVGHLDFTDEELAEIERHATR, encoded by the coding sequence ATGACCTACATCGCCGCGGACACGCGCTACGGCGCCATGCCCTACCGCCGCGTCGGCCGCAGCGGGCTGAAGCTGCCGGCGATCTCGCTGGGCCTGTGGCACAACTTCGGCGACGACCGGCCGCTGGAGACCCAGCGCGCGATCCTGCGCCGCGCCTTCGACCTGGGCGTCACCCACTTCGACCTGGCCAACAACTACGGCCCGCCCCCCGGAGCCGCCGAGGCCAACTTCGGCCGTAACTTCGCCCGCGACCTGCGCCCCTACCGTGACGAGATCGTCGTCTCCACCAAGGCCGGGTACCTGATGTGGCCCGGCCCGTACGGCGAGTGGGGCTCGCGCAAGAGCCTCCTGGCCAGCCTCGACCAGAGCCTGGCCCGCACGGGCCTGGAGTACGTGGACGTCTTCTACTCCCACCGCCCCGACCCGGACACGCCCCTGGAGGAGACGATGGGGGCGCTGGACACCGCCGTCCGGCAGGGCAAGGCCCTCTACGTCGGGATCTCCAACTACAGCCCCGAGCAGACCCGCGAGGCCGCCCGCATCCTGGCCGACCTCGGCACCCCGCTGCTGATCCACCAGCCGTCGTACTCGATGTTCAACCGCTGGGTGGAGGACGGCCTGCTCGACGTGCTGGACGAGGCGGGCGCGGGCTCGATCGCCTACTCCCCGCTGGCCCAGGGGCTGCTGACCGACCGCTACCTCTCGGGCATCCCCGCCGACTCCCGGGCCGCGAGCGCCAGCCCGTTCCTGAAGGCCGAGGGCATCACCGAGGAGACCCTCGCCAAGGTCCGCGCACTGAACGAGATCGCCCGCCGGCGCGGCCAGTCCCTGGCACAGATGGCCCTGGCCTGGGTGCTGCGCGGCGGACGGGTGACCTCCGCGCTCATCGGGGCCAGCAGCGTCGGGCAGTTGGAGGACAACGTCGCGGCCGTCGGCCACCTCGACTTCACCGACGAGGAACTGGCCGAGATCGAGCGGCACGCCACCCGCTAG
- a CDS encoding TioE family transcriptional regulator, translating into MGRNLQSGERLRPIDLARGHGLSTQAIRNYEEAGILPAADRTPHGHRAYTPLHARALRAFLALVPGHGHRTASSIMRAVNEGATEEAFRLIDESHVQLLDDRRTLRAVEKALRDLEPTAASGPAAVSGADGTFIGPLAGKLGIRPATLRAWERAGLVRPRRDPRTGYRVYGEADVRDARLVHQLRRGGYLLEQIAPLISQVRAAGGPEPLEAALRDWRGRLSARGRAMLTGAAELEAYLRERG; encoded by the coding sequence ATGGGGCGAAACCTTCAAAGCGGTGAACGGCTCAGGCCGATCGATCTGGCGCGCGGGCACGGTCTGTCCACGCAGGCGATCAGGAACTACGAGGAGGCCGGCATCCTCCCGGCCGCCGACCGCACCCCCCACGGCCACCGCGCCTACACCCCGCTGCACGCGCGGGCCCTGCGGGCGTTCCTCGCCCTGGTGCCGGGCCACGGCCACCGGACGGCGTCGTCGATCATGCGGGCGGTGAACGAGGGCGCGACCGAGGAGGCGTTCCGCCTCATCGACGAGAGCCACGTCCAACTCCTCGACGACCGCCGGACCCTCCGGGCCGTGGAGAAGGCCCTCCGCGACCTGGAGCCCACCGCGGCGTCCGGGCCGGCCGCGGTGTCCGGGGCCGACGGCACGTTCATCGGACCGTTGGCGGGGAAGCTCGGAATCCGGCCCGCGACGCTGCGCGCGTGGGAACGCGCCGGGCTGGTCCGCCCGCGCCGCGACCCGCGGACCGGGTACCGCGTCTACGGCGAGGCCGACGTGCGGGACGCCCGGTTGGTCCACCAACTCAGGCGGGGCGGTTACCTGCTGGAGCAGATCGCCCCGCTGATCTCCCAGGTGCGGGCGGCCGGCGGGCCGGAGCCGCTGGAGGCCGCGCTGCGCGACTGGCGTGGTCGGCTGTCCGCCCGCGGGCGGGCGATGCTGACCGGGGCCGCCGAGCTGGAGGCGTACCTCCGGGAACGCGGATGA